The DNA segment CCGCTCTTCCATAGCATTAACAGTCGGTCAACCCCAGCCTTTTCCCCTGCTTGcgtttctttccttttcccctgTCTTGGATTTCTGGGACCCTGGCATCGTTTGGTGTCATCGCCCCGTCTCTTGCCAGCGCTGCGTCGAGGTGATGCTTCTGCTGCAAGGCTTTAGCTTCGCCTGGCACACGACGTCGCCATAAAGGATTATCATCACTGTTCATCTCAACTGCGACCATCGTCATGTCATCGTCGGACGACGACGCAGAGGTCACCATCACAGGGCAAAAGATCGACCCCATCCGCGCCGCAGAGAGTAACTCGAACGTATTCATCGCTGTCGTCTGCGTCGTTTGGAGTCTCGCGTTCTGCACGGCGCTCGTCCGGTTCTACACAAGGGCGATCGTGGTGAGGTCGTTTGGGAAGGATGATATCTTTATGGTGTTGGCCGTGGTAGGTCCTATGGCCCCTTCTTTTATTCTGTCCTCTTTTTGACAGAGGCTGACAAGCACAGCTCTGCGGCATAGGAGGTCTCGCCGCCTGGATAGTAGGCTGCCACAACGGCTACGGCCAACACACCGACACCATCCCACGAGACAGGTGGAAGATCCTACTCGAAGCTCAGTTCTTCCAATCCGTCATTGAAGCCTCCTTCGCTTTTGGCTTCCTCAAAATCTCAATCGCCCTCTCGCTGTTACGCCTCAGCAGGGGAAAGTGGTACAAATGGATACTCTGGGGCCTGATCACGTTCACCGTCTTCTACACATTGTTCGCCTTCATCACCTTCATGACGAGATGTCAACCGGTTTCAGGGCAGTGGAATCCGGACATCAAGCCAAAGTGTTATGGAAAGGTCATGTATAGGAATTTCGGACTGTTCAACACGGCATGCAACATCTTTACCGACCTGTCATTTGCCACGCTGCCGATTCCACTCATTTGGAGCCTGCAGCTGCAGAGGAGGCTTCGGATTTATTTGATTGCTATTCTGAGTGGCGGCTACTTGTAAGCTATCCTCCATCCTCTATGTCACAGCTCTAGGAACTGACGGAGTGGTAGCGCCGTTGGTCTGGGGATAGCGAAAGGAATCTACATCATCGCCTacgtcaacaacaccgaCGGCACATTCTATCCCTACGCCCCCTTCTTCGGCTCGTGAGTCCACCTCCTTTCATTCCCTTATTCATCATCTGCTAACACTTCAACAGTCTTCAACTAGACATAGGCATCATCGCCGCCTGCGCCCccaccctccgccccctcctcggccgcttCCTCCGCCTCTCCCCCATCGCCTACCGCGAAGCAAACTACTACCGCGCCGGTAAGGCTCTCGACCGATTACCCCTCCACTCGCGCCACCCGGGACGAGACACGAGCATCAACGGCATTCGAGCCGCCTACCTCCGACAAAACACCGAGCTTGACCTCGAAGAACGACAGTTTATTGAGCTCTTAACaggggagaagagagggaagtGGGGAAATCATGCCACAGCGTTGCACATGGAGTACGTCCGCTCACCCCCGGTCAGAAGCACCAAGATTACGAGTGGGGGGGAGACAGAGACGATTGTTcagggcggggttggggtggcgGATAAGGGACaggggagtgatgatgagagggaTTTGATATTGCCTGCAGGTTTgagaggcgaggagggggggttgagggggattGTGAAGACGACTGAGTTTAGGGTTGAGAAGTGAAGTGAAGGGGGATACCCGGGTTGTACCATTGTTAAGGCGTCTTTGGCGCTGGGTGTGTAATATGAATCAAGAAGTTTGTTTGTGCGAAGAGATGAGTGCGCTGCACTCAATTAAAACAAAGCTTCTTCCACAACTCCTCAACGCCGGGCATCCCTAGAAATCACCACCTAAACCAACATCCCCACAACAGCCCCAAtcgccaccaacccccaaacaccaGCCTTCAACGACCCAGAAGAACTAGGAGTCTCTGTAGgaacaacaccccctcctgTCCGGGTAGGCCCATCCTCGCTATCCGAAacattcccatcatcatcatcatcattatcatcatcatcatcatcatcatcatcatcatcatcatcatcatcatcatcatcatcatcatcatcatcatcggggCTCCCTGTAGGTGCAGCCCCACCATACGGGATACCACACTCATCGACAACACTGGCGAAGTCGGTGGCACGAGGGCCGGGCGTGCAAAATGAGGTATAACACCCATAGATGCTCGAGGCTTGTTTGCAGCCGCACTCAATGTCGCCGTGGATGTGGGCGCTCTTCATGCAGGGATCTGGCGACATGGCTATGTTCAGGCAGGAGACGTAGTGACTGGCGGGAGGTTAGTTAGGTAAACAATTGACGGCAAAGAGTGTGCTGTCAATAAGGAAGGTAGGCACATACCCCAAAGAGGACAAACAGTCGGCGTCTTCATCAACGCTGTTGTCCTGGCGGCGGGCTATAGGGGCCGGAGCGGGTGTGATCATGGGGTGGGATTGGGCGTTGATTGTGAGCGCCATGAGAgaggtgaggatgatgattgGGGTGTgcatcttgatggtctttttgtctttgtcAAACAATACGTATCGGTGGAGAGGACGATTGTGAAGTAAAGTTGCCGACTGAGACTTTGAAGCCCTTCTTGTGCCTTGAGGGTGTAATGATCTTGGGAATGACACTGTTTCATCCTGGGGCAATCACCGCAATCTTATACATCTCTCTGATCATGAAGTCGTAAAGTCGAAAGAGCTTCCCATCGCAGTGCTACACCCGATTTTGCTCAGCAGTGCTGCTAGTTATCCCTGCACGTTGTCTAGGCGCAGTGCTGTTCCGCCCTTGAAATCAGAGGCACAGCCACACATCTCTGTTGGACCCGTATATGTGCCCAGCATGTATTTGCAATTGGCAGTATGCAAGCCACCCGCCCTCGCATCTACACATGTTAGTTAATATTCATAGCTATAAGTCTCTGGTGGTGCTTGATTTGGATGGCAATGCGAAACCTTATGCTCCCCCTGAGAAGCACACATTATCCCTCACACAGGGATCCATTAGCAACATCAAACTGAGATCAACTCCAGCCGCTGTGTCGTTGATCACGCCCTGCCCTGCCAAGATCAACAGCTTGCTGAGGCCGCCAAAGTCTCGCTTCTTGATGCTACCGCCAAGAGCCAAGATACCACCATTCTCTTTGAGGAAAAGGTAAACGGGAATGGCAACCTGTCAAATCGTATATGGGGTCCAAAAAGGTGTCAATTCTGTTGTTGTACGAGGGTGAGTTGCCCAGGTGGCTGGAAAAAGGCCGAACCCAGTGGCTCAGGTCCCACTACCAAGATATTAATTCCTCAGCAGTGGGCCCAATTGGCTATTCTGACACAACCCACGCCTAATGCCACAATTGTGGGAGTTCGGTATGGTGATGAAGCCCGTCGTTTGTCATGCTGAACGGTCACTTACCCTTATCATGAAGAGTTGTTGGGTTAGTCCGAAGCAAACAGACAGTTTCCGGACGAAGATACTTTCACACTGGCTCATCAACGTGATACCGTATTCTTCATTTCACAAAAACAAAGATCCTGTTAAGATAGGAAAATGATTCGGTCCGTGTAAACAAGCTTCTACGGACAGAAACCCACTGCGACGCCAGAAGGCGGCCTCAACGCCAAGATCTAGTGTCCAACAatgccaaccccaaccgctGCTACATTCCCCTCCCGCTGACCACATCATAAGATATTGATACTTCAAAGCCTATCGCCGGCCCTATTCCTCAGGTTTCTGTCCGTAAACAGCATAATGGCTGAGGTCTCCGCTAATGCCCTGGATACAGGTCGATTTAGTGGAATGTCCTCGAGGTTTGTGAGTTGAAGAACTCAGAGCGTCCTACCTGGGCTTTAGGGTGTTCTTTAGCTACTCACCACTAACAACATCCTGTtcgaagaaaaggaaagcaTGGGGGTGGGCATTACCAAAGTCGACAGCCCAGCAATATAGCACCTGGCGCCACCCTTTGCCTTGGACGCCTGACTTTGAGTCCCGCGCGGGTACAGGTACTTGTCACTCGTTTCTCCTTGACGCCTCCGTTGACTCGGAGCAAGTCCGATAAGTTCCTGCATCTCTCTCACGGAATGGCCAAATACTATGATGCGTGAAGTTGTTGGGGTAAAGCTGTTGTTACACAAAACCACTTGGAACCACTCAAAGCCGCAGAACGACCACTAAGCATCAAATCCGAGAGCAGCATACATTCACCGAGGCGACACTATTGAAAGCCCAACACTGTGATTATTCATCCATGCCGCATATGGAACACAACAGGCTGCAATGTACAGCACCGAGCCAGGAGTTTGATTCGCAGAGAGCTGAATAGTGGTGGTACAGACCGCACTTCAATCAATCCGAGGACTGCACTGTAACACGCCTATCTCCAACTACCGGCAGTAGAAGCAGCACGGTGCTTTGCGGGTGCCGTCGTATATCATACCATCTCCATCCTGCACTCCAGCTCATCCCAACAAATGTTTCCCTCCAGCTAACACCTCAGGTAAACCTAGCTCTCATCTATCATAATGTCCGACACCAAATCCCCCGCCGACAGCGAAGCCGGCGAAATTCCCGATggcctcccctccaccatcgccgacgGCAGCACCCCCCTCGACAAAGCCGACATGTACCGCATGGGCAaaaccccccaactccaccgcAACTtccgcttcttctccatcttcggCTTCACCATGGTCCTCATGCAAACCTGGGAAACAGAACTCAACGTCAGCGTCTTCGGCCTCGTCAACGGCGGCACCGGCGGCGTGATCTGGGTCTACTTCGGCGCCTTCCTCGGTCTCTTcttcgccatcctcaccatgGCAGAAATGGCCTCCATGGCGCCCACAACAGGAGGACAGTACCACTGGGTCAGCGAGTTCGCCCCGCGATCCTCGCAGCGTTTCCTCAGTTTCATTGTCGGTTGGTTAAGCGTGCTAGGCTGGCAGGTCGGCAACCCGGCGATTTGTTTCCTTCTGGCGCAGCAGATCCAGGGGTTGGTTATTCTCAACAACCCTTCGTATGTTCCTGAGCGGTGGCATCTCACGCTGCTGGTCATCGCCATTTTGACCGTCTGCATGGttctcaacaccctcctctacCGCGCCCTACCGCTGTTGGAAACTCTCGCTCTTGTGCTGCACACGGCCGGCTTTCTCGCAGTGCTGATTCCTCTGTGGACAATGGGTCCAAAACTGCAATCCGCTCACGAcgtcttcttcacctttgcagacgggggaggatggggaaaCACCGGGCTTTCCTGCCTGGTGGGGATTCTCTCCCCTATATTCAGTCTCCTTGGGCCGGACTCAGCTACGCAcatggcggaggagctgcagGATGCGAGTAAATCCCTCCCGCGGGCCATGATAGCCACAGCACTTCTTAACGGCGTGTCAGGGTTCGTCATGGTGGTTACCTATTGCATGGTTCTCGGGGATTTGGAGAGTGTGCTACAGACCCCAACAATGATGCCGTTCATCCAGGTGTTTTACAACGCTGTGGGGAGTTACGGTGGTGTGACGGCGATGACGTGTATCATGATAATCATGGCCTCGTGCGGGGTGGTGAATAACATTGCGACGAGCAGTCGGCAGCTGTGGGCGTTTGCGAGGGACAGGGGCGTGCCGTTCTCGGGGTGGTTTGCCAAGGTGCATCCGCGGTTAGGGCTGCCGCTGAATGCGCTGGGGGCGTCGTATGTGTTtgctgtgttgttgtcgttgatcAATATAGGGAGCACCGTGGTGAGCTTTCCCGTGTTCTGGGCCTGGTCGGAGGGGGGCACTACTGACTTGGATGATAGGCGTTCAACATCCTCACCAGCCTTGGGGTGGGTGCGTTGCTTTCGTCGTATGCCATCTCGTGTGGCTGCATCGCGGTGAAGCGCATTCGACATGagccgctgctgccgcggAGCTTTGATCTAGGCCGGACAGGGCTGGTCATTAATGTGCTCAGTGTTTCATTTCTGGTGTTCACCTTCATCATGGTAAGAGGCCACCAGTCTTAGGTCAGTGGGTAGAAGCTAATCTCGACGCAGACATTCTTCCCGCCGGTGCCAGAACCAACGCTAGAGATGATGAACTGGAGCATTCTTGTGTATGGGACCGTGGTTGTCTTCAGCGTGGTGTATTATATTGTTAGAGGCCGACTCCGATATGCTGGTCCTGTTGAGTATGTCCGAAAATCAGCTTGAATGCAGTCAAACGGACGGAGACGAGCAGCTGCAAACagggatgagggggaagtAATTTGAGAGACTTTCTAAGTCAGCAGCCTTTAAAAGACATCCAGACGGCCCCACAAGATACATGATGGACAGTACTAGACTTTGTAGCTGGTCTTCACCGCCATCTTCAATAACAACATCTACAATAACAAGACAGCTATTGAATCAAGATTCGTTTTTC comes from the Podospora pseudocomata strain CBS 415.72m chromosome 5, whole genome shotgun sequence genome and includes:
- a CDS encoding hypothetical protein (COG:S; EggNog:ENOG503P1Y8), which produces MSSSDDDAEVTITGQKIDPIRAAESNSNVFIAVVCVVWSLAFCTALVRFYTRAIVVRSFGKDDIFMVLAVLCGIGGLAAWIVGCHNGYGQHTDTIPRDRWKILLEAQFFQSVIEASFAFGFLKISIALSLLRLSRGKWYKWILWGLITFTVFYTLFAFITFMTRCQPVSGQWNPDIKPKCYGKVMYRNFGLFNTACNIFTDLSFATLPIPLIWSLQLQRRLRIYLIAILSGGYFGSAVGLGIAKGIYIIAYVNNTDGTFYPYAPFFGSLQLDIGIIAACAPTLRPLLGRFLRLSPIAYREANYYRAGKALDRLPLHSRHPGRDTSINGIRAAYLRQNTELDLEERQFIELLTGEKRGKWGNHATALHMEYVRSPPVRSTKITSGGETETIVQGGVGVADKGQGSDDERDLILPAGLRGEEGGLRGIVKTTEFRVEK
- a CDS encoding hypothetical protein (COG:E; EggNog:ENOG503NZVX), encoding MSDTKSPADSEAGEIPDGLPSTIADGSTPLDKADMYRMGKTPQLHRNFRFFSIFGFTMVLMQTWETELNVSVFGLVNGGTGGVIWVYFGAFLGLFFAILTMAEMASMAPTTGGQYHWVSEFAPRSSQRFLSFIVGWLSVLGWQVGNPAICFLLAQQIQGLVILNNPSYVPERWHLTLLVIAILTVCMVLNTLLYRALPLLETLALVLHTAGFLAVLIPLWTMGPKLQSAHDVFFTFADGGGWGNTGLSCLVGILSPIFSLLGPDSATHMAEELQDASKSLPRAMIATALLNGVSGFVMVVTYCMVLGDLESVLQTPTMMPFIQVFYNAVGSYGGVTAMTCIMIIMASCGVVNNIATSSRQLWAFARDRGVPFSGWFAKVHPRLGLPLNALGASYVFAVLLSLINIGSTVAFNILTSLGVGALLSSYAISCGCIAVKRIRHEPLLPRSFDLGRTGLVINVLSVSFLVFTFIMTFFPPVPEPTLEMMNWSILVYGTVVVFSVVYYIVRGRLRYAGPVEYVRKSA